The genomic region agatttATCTATTCCAAAACAGTAATGGGATTACAAAGGAAAAGATCTGTGGACTGTATATAGTACTGGACTGTATTTTTAAACCACCCTGTTTCTCATGAATAGCTATTCCCTGGTAGCACTGCATTTGTGTCATGACTGATTCCTTCTTTATCCTCTATCCACAGTGAGACCGAGATGACCTACTCCCTGCAGATCCTGTTAGAGTTAGAGATGGACATGAAGGGAAGTGGAGCCAACCCCTTTACGTCTCTGAAACCAGAAGTGATGGGCCCGTGTCTCAACAGGCCTCCTGTCTACTGCAACTCCCACTACTTCTGTTTTCAGGGTTTACTAGAGAGGGTGGAGTTTGAGGACCCAGAGGAAGCTTGAAGGTGTTAAGTGttgcagtgcacacacactcttgctTTTCACAACTTCGATTTCATTTGGATGATGAAGCTGTGTTTTTATATGGCTTAAGTTTCTtataataaaatcacattttttaaaaaaagagtgtGTAACTAAATATGTATTACTGTAACAACAGTACAGCATTTGCATTCCCTATCTTGGTTTCAGTGAATGCAACTGCCAAAGTTGGGCAGATTTGAATATGCTGTGAAATATTAATGTGTTGGTAGAGAGGCAATAAAATAGAATAGTCAAATGTGTACTAACTGACAGTTCACAGTAAAAATCTTTAACTTACAATCTAGAAACAtgaatttttttccccattatttcaaatctgttttcattatattttgcaCATCTATTATACACACCTATACACCCCAGAGATTCATTTTAACTGACAAACTGAACATATTACATTTATCTGATTTTAGGTTTTGAGAATTAAGTGTGCACAAACAGTATGAAATGGCCACAACAACCTTTTAAAAGCATACTGCCACTTTGTAATGTGGATCTGAAGAGATATCTTTTAATAAGATAAAGCACTGACTATTTTACATACTGTCCAATAAAtgattttacttaaaaaaatgaagcaagTCAGTGTCTCCCCTTTAATCTGTTTCACATCATGGACACATTTCTAGCAAGATTTGAAGGCTAGAACCAGGTCTACAGTGTAAAGGACAAGGTTAATAATGGCTCCAATGGTAACAGTGTTGAGATCTTCATAGGAACActtgtcacagctgtatggGTTGTACTGATAGCGTTTGTAGCCAAAGACACCCCAGAGAATGACAGCAAGCAGGTACAGCACCACTGCCAAAATGTCGAACACAAACTCCATCCTACTAAGTCCAAATGACAGTAGGCACTGCAGTAGCTTTAGCAGATTGAGCACTATGATGAAAACAGTCACCAGaaggcaaacaaaaaacacaatggtGCTCAGTATCATCCCAATAGGACGAGGTTTTTGGTTCCCTATGCCAATCACAAAGTGGTCCAATGCAGCAGTAATAATAATGCAAGCTACAAAAGCCTGTGCTGTGCGGAGAATCCCTCTCAGGCTGGACATGTAGCCACTtggacatttcattttttgctttaCAGCATCAACCAGGAAGACCACGGTGGCAATCAGGGATGAGATGAAACACAGGATGCTGGCAATGCAGTGGGAGCAGACAAAAACAGCTACAAAGGTGACTGTGGCAGAGGTGATCATCACGACGCACAGGATGGTCAGTCCGCAGGTCAGGTCATCCCAGTTGGGAAGGAAGGCAACCAGGAGGATGTTCCACTTTTTTGCTTCTACCACCAATAGGACCAGGGGCacaatgatgcagaaaaaccagACAAACTCGCACCACACACCCCATGGACTCACCATCCTGCCTCTGAAGATGACAATGATGAGAGATAAAGTGCTGAAGATCATTTCCAGGAGGCGTAAAATATTCTGACAGCTCTGGAATGGGCCAAACATGGTGCTTTGTTTAGGAAATCCAGATCATAAAGTCAAAACGTAACAGGTTAGTTGTGTCTTTTGCCCGTAGTCAGGATGAACTGTCCTTGTTGCTGGactcatttacacattttcttgTATTCAAATTTCAGGAAATGTTGTTCACACTCCATAGTCCTGCCCAGTCTGCAGCGTCCATGGGCAAACACTGAACCACAAATTACTTCACGTGTTCAGGAGCagattactgtgtgtgtgtactgtatgtgaatgtgtaatGATTGTAAATGCACAGCTGGTGTGTTTAAGTGTATAGAAAAGCTCTGTAAAATCCTGTTTGTGTAATTCTTAGTGGATTGTAGATGCATTTACTTCATAAACATCCAAGAGAACAAAAAACGTTAAATGATGGACAGagctttgaatttaaaaatgctttataaTAATGTTACACAAATGAAACAGTTCAATCAATTTTTGAGCATTTTAGGCAGCAGATTAAATTTTTACCTGAcaaatgttgcttttatttcatttcatttcagtgtgaaaAATGTATAGACTACTCAAGGAACAGCTGCCAGTCTGGTTTGCATAGCATTAATGAAACAGGCTGTGTGCAGTGATAAAAatatctgcagcagcagatatGAAATAACCGaaaggcttgtgtgtgtgtgtgtgtgtgtgtgtgtaaagtcaCTATTTGGACAGGGACACAATTATAGAATACAGTTATAGGCTACAGGTGTAATTGATAACATCCACAATGGCTGCATTGCATGTAAGGAAAAGACATTTACTGAAATTTTATTGCAGCAGTATCAGGGACCCACAAGCAACAGCCTCTATTACATGATGTAAACACATTAACACTCAAACATATGCATATTAATCTAAAATATctgacagggagaacatgttTTGAGCCTAATGCAGCCTGAAAGACAAATTCAGGCCGAAGAAGTCCTCAGAAAATGTTTATCTACCTTAGTGAGAACTTAACTTTATCCCTAACCAGTCTAATGACACTTTACCTGACCCATTACTGTAACCAGTTACCTCTACTCCTCCCGAAtcttggaaaaagaaaacacacgtTTCTACACGGACATTGTTATTTGTGACATTGATTCGATCTAACACTTTTATGcgctttatttctctttctctcggCCAAATGCTCCACACCTTTGTCTAAAATACACAACTCGTCACATAATGTTGACGAAATGTTCTCCGCTGTGTCGATAGGATATTACTCAGGGGGTCAGTTTGTTGAGCTGGCGCTTGTTTCTGGGGAAGGTAAATAGAAAGCCCGAAGAGGAAGTTGTTGTCAGGTGCCAGCGTTTAGAAATATGccacttttttcatttacagcCGTAGACGTTTAACAAACAGCTCTGGAGGAAGCCGTCGCCTTGTTGGAACTATATTTAGTTGTAATGATAATTTCATTTTCCTgggctgtttattttctgttcgTGTCGAAGCCattgttttggaaaaactagCTCGGCTAACGTTAGCAATGGGTCGATGACACAGACTGCAGCTGGATAGTTTGACGTCTTGGCGAAGGGGAGAAAAGGCCAGATGGATTTCTCTAAGTTCCTGGACGATGAT from Mastacembelus armatus chromosome 19, fMasArm1.2, whole genome shotgun sequence harbors:
- the LOC113135948 gene encoding myeloid-associated differentiation marker-like protein 2; protein product: MFGPFQSCQNILRLLEMIFSTLSLIIVIFRGRMVSPWGVWCEFVWFFCIIVPLVLLVVEAKKWNILLVAFLPNWDDLTCGLTILCVVMITSATVTFVAVFVCSHCIASILCFISSLIATVVFLVDAVKQKMKCPSGYMSSLRGILRTAQAFVACIIITAALDHFVIGIGNQKPRPIGMILSTIVFFVCLLVTVFIIVLNLLKLLQCLLSFGLSRMEFVFDILAVVLYLLAVILWGVFGYKRYQYNPYSCDKCSYEDLNTVTIGAIINLVLYTVDLVLAFKSC